In Moritella sp. F3, the following are encoded in one genomic region:
- a CDS encoding endonuclease, with translation MNNKTKIAILLLSLTSLAACGDSSDDKSTMSSVTTVGQETPVGVDVAVNGSFEIFTDPTTPTGWTTIDTWGVAVAQDSTIFTTGLNSGAFTVTKTKADFRQSIDVVNGKTYTLSMSIYHTEGGVKTRLYLADYVNVYSDPSLVNQWQEISFEYKPTEDKNIEIGTRFYSVSGTFDNEEIVYIDNLVLLATGEAKEPAPLLPPPAIGKNPEALKAYYQSAEGKTGFELKTALYDIIKGHTNKTYNDLWTFMSTYSLDTYYENDNTILDMYSEIPSASDSYNFDPIVKQCGNYKAEGDCYNREHSFPKSWFDDKYPMYSDVHHLFATDGYVNGKRSNFPYGEVDTATFTSSNGSKLGSPTANLVTLGFTGDTVFEPIDEFKGDLARAYFYMATRYENTIGSWETNSTNSDAVLNGSTDAVFEPWVIAMLKEWHTNDPVSTKEEYRNDAAFQYQGNRNPFVDHPEYVSEIWGN, from the coding sequence ATGAATAACAAAACTAAAATAGCCATACTGCTATTATCACTTACCTCACTAGCTGCATGCGGTGATAGTAGTGACGATAAATCAACAATGAGTAGTGTTACAACTGTCGGACAGGAAACACCTGTCGGTGTCGATGTTGCAGTTAATGGTAGTTTCGAAATTTTTACTGATCCTACAACCCCCACTGGCTGGACGACGATTGATACTTGGGGAGTCGCGGTTGCACAAGATAGTACAATTTTTACAACCGGTTTAAATTCTGGCGCTTTTACAGTGACTAAAACTAAAGCTGATTTCCGTCAAAGTATCGATGTGGTCAATGGTAAAACATATACTCTCTCTATGTCGATTTATCATACCGAAGGCGGAGTGAAAACTCGACTTTACCTAGCTGATTATGTAAATGTGTATTCAGATCCTAGCTTAGTCAATCAATGGCAAGAAATTAGCTTTGAATACAAACCGACTGAAGATAAAAATATTGAAATTGGGACGCGCTTTTATTCTGTAAGCGGTACCTTTGATAATGAAGAAATCGTTTATATTGATAATCTAGTATTATTAGCAACAGGCGAAGCTAAAGAACCAGCTCCTCTTTTACCACCACCAGCTATTGGTAAAAACCCTGAAGCTTTAAAAGCATATTATCAAAGTGCTGAAGGAAAAACTGGTTTTGAATTAAAAACAGCACTTTATGATATAATTAAAGGTCATACGAACAAAACATATAATGATTTATGGACTTTCATGTCTACATATTCATTAGATACTTATTATGAAAACGATAATACTATCTTAGATATGTACTCTGAAATCCCATCAGCTTCAGACAGCTATAACTTTGATCCAATAGTTAAGCAATGTGGTAATTACAAAGCAGAAGGTGATTGTTATAATCGTGAACATTCTTTCCCGAAAAGTTGGTTTGATGATAAGTACCCAATGTATAGCGATGTTCATCACCTCTTCGCAACAGACGGTTACGTGAATGGTAAACGTAGTAATTTCCCATACGGCGAAGTTGATACAGCGACTTTCACATCATCTAATGGCAGTAAATTAGGCTCACCGACAGCTAACTTAGTTACATTAGGCTTTACAGGCGATACAGTGTTTGAACCAATCGATGAGTTTAAAGGTGATTTAGCAAGAGCCTATTTTTACATGGCGACTCGCTATGAAAATACGATTGGTTCTTGGGAAACTAACTCTACGAACTCAGATGCTGTATTAAATGGTAGCACAGACGCTGTATTTGAACCTTGGGTTATCGCTATGTTGAAAGAGTGGCATACTAACGATCCTGTTAGTACAAAAGAAGAATATCGTAATGATGCGGCATTCCAGTATCAAGGTAACCGTAATCCATTCGTTGATCACCCTGAATATGTAAGCGAGATCTGGGGTAATTAA